Proteins found in one Nocardia brasiliensis ATCC 700358 genomic segment:
- a CDS encoding GGDEF domain-containing protein has product MTDIRRIFRAWWRERVDYRWLVETFASHSALAALKLMVGTAGLVMMAITLLALVSHAGQAGPVGVTQAIAVSVLAGLWTLRWWLLPWPSERESLVWVAAIDIGITANNILVQDRLLGALGIVLLATTGGYVTIFHGPRILAWHLGWSLLSIVLLAVLLVIGKPGDNAHATGDPALAVGVVLANLAVTGVVLPVVQFCHWLLRLDALSDPLTRLLNRRGLDSRLAQYAHRGRSGPIYVVIIDLDRFKAVNDTAGHSLGDEVLVRTADCLRAAVPPDAVIARTGGDEFVVVGTLRVEALDVLAERIRHAIAATDTLPIPITASIGTAVSDHLAGSTVRDLFRRADSAMYRAKQLGGNTVIAGRPDGAAQMVLD; this is encoded by the coding sequence ATGACCGATATCCGACGGATCTTCCGGGCCTGGTGGCGTGAGCGGGTCGACTACCGCTGGCTGGTCGAGACTTTCGCCTCGCACTCCGCGCTCGCGGCGCTCAAGCTGATGGTCGGTACCGCGGGCCTGGTGATGATGGCGATCACCCTGCTGGCGCTGGTCTCGCACGCCGGTCAGGCCGGGCCGGTCGGCGTCACCCAGGCGATCGCGGTGAGCGTGCTGGCCGGGCTGTGGACGCTGCGCTGGTGGCTGCTGCCGTGGCCGTCCGAGCGCGAGTCCCTGGTGTGGGTCGCGGCCATCGATATCGGCATCACCGCGAACAACATCCTGGTCCAGGACCGGCTGCTCGGCGCCTTGGGCATCGTCCTGCTGGCCACCACCGGCGGGTACGTGACGATCTTCCACGGGCCGCGGATCCTGGCCTGGCATCTCGGCTGGTCGCTGCTGTCGATCGTGCTGCTGGCCGTGCTGCTGGTGATCGGGAAGCCGGGGGACAACGCGCACGCCACCGGCGATCCGGCGCTGGCCGTCGGCGTGGTGCTGGCCAATCTCGCGGTGACCGGTGTGGTGCTGCCGGTCGTGCAGTTCTGTCACTGGCTGCTGCGACTGGACGCGCTGTCCGATCCGCTGACCCGCCTGCTGAACCGGCGCGGACTCGATTCCCGCCTCGCGCAATACGCGCATCGGGGACGAAGTGGTCCGATCTACGTCGTGATCATCGATCTGGATCGTTTCAAGGCCGTCAACGACACCGCCGGGCACTCGCTCGGCGACGAGGTACTGGTCCGGACCGCGGACTGCCTGCGCGCCGCGGTGCCGCCGGACGCCGTCATCGCGCGCACCGGCGGCGACGAGTTCGTGGTGGTCGGCACGCTGCGCGTGGAAGCGCTCGACGTGCTGGCCGAACGGATCCGGCACGCGATCGCCGCGACGGACACGCTGCCGATCCCGATCACCGCGAGCATCGGCACCGCGGTCTCGGATCACCTCGCGGGATCGACTGTGCGAGACCTGTTCCGGCGCGCCGATTCCGCCATGTACCGCGCGAAACAGCTGGGCGGCAACACCGTCATCGCCGGCCGTCCCGACGGAGCCGCGCAGATGGTGCTGGATTGA
- a CDS encoding tat pathway signal sequence, which translates to MRYPSPATRAVPRVAASACVLAAAAILIPSAPALLPHAAAVPVPLAHTDACLSGFDCDMSNRISKVDNYLKGRPGVTGYVVRDRVSGGVYANANAENAVWTASTIKLAIAEDLLNRARVGAINLTPEDRGLMESMLATSNDRATDVLWAKYAGLDRMAFNNAFRANGMATLVPQPTNTALFPDWSFQKCTAADLDRLMDNILNQMHPDDRAYLLDRMRSVDSNQHWGVWGAGAPMRPGLKNGWSEEQGGWVVNSVGFAGPGERYTLAIMTAMGNAGGYEDGAATDTKVAEMLFAGR; encoded by the coding sequence GTGCGTTACCCGTCGCCCGCCACCCGCGCCGTTCCCCGTGTGGCCGCCTCCGCCTGTGTCCTCGCCGCCGCGGCGATCCTCATCCCGAGCGCGCCCGCCCTGCTCCCGCACGCGGCCGCCGTGCCGGTGCCGCTGGCGCATACCGATGCCTGCCTATCCGGGTTCGACTGCGATATGAGCAATCGGATCAGCAAGGTCGACAACTACCTGAAGGGGCGCCCCGGCGTCACCGGTTACGTTGTGCGCGACCGGGTTTCCGGTGGCGTGTACGCGAACGCGAACGCGGAGAACGCGGTCTGGACCGCCTCCACCATCAAGCTCGCCATCGCCGAGGATCTGCTGAACCGGGCCCGGGTCGGTGCGATCAACCTGACGCCGGAAGATCGCGGCCTGATGGAATCCATGCTGGCCACCTCCAACGACCGCGCCACCGACGTGCTCTGGGCCAAGTACGCGGGCCTGGACCGGATGGCGTTCAACAACGCCTTCCGCGCCAACGGCATGGCCACCCTGGTCCCGCAGCCGACCAACACCGCGCTGTTCCCGGACTGGTCGTTCCAGAAGTGCACCGCCGCCGACCTGGACCGGCTGATGGACAACATCCTCAACCAGATGCACCCCGACGACCGCGCCTACCTGCTGGACCGGATGCGCTCGGTGGACAGCAACCAGCACTGGGGCGTGTGGGGCGCGGGCGCGCCGATGCGGCCGGGCCTGAAGAACGGCTGGTCCGAGGAGCAGGGCGGCTGGGTGGTGAACTCGGTCGGCTTCGCGGGTCCCGGCGAGCGGTACACCCTGGCCATCATGACCGCGATGGGTAACGCGGGCGGCTACGAAGACGGCGCGGCCACCGACACCAAGGTCGCGGAGATGCTGTTCGCCGGACGCTGA
- a CDS encoding cytochrome P450, translated as MIEIPHDHLLDRALDLIPERHHILARPPSGSETTAVHGDAGLPYLGRMLQYMRWGPAEMMGRYRKYGPVSMNTSLGVDRVLVAGPEALEEVLGRRRRDFGQGWDYFIGPFFRRGLLLLEFDEHKFHRRIMQQAFTRDRLAAHLAALTPVVRTSIERWVPQGDAERTVRLYPTFKELTLDIAGEMFMAADVGPQRRELVDAFLDCTHAALALIRHPVPGGNWRAGLRGRRVLEDYFRAMLPDKRRTETSDLFSGLCHARSEDGGVFGDADVVNHMIFLIMAAHDTTTTAATAVTYYLGKHPDWQQRVRAEVLALDAETDGAAPTIADLEGLRDLDLVLKESLRLMPPVPGLCRRAVRDTEVLGHYIPAGTQIDLAYQVNHLLAELWTEPELFDPERFNEERREDKSHRLAFLPFGAGAHKCIGMHFGTFEVKTVIAALVRAYTWQIPDDYRMPWGFTTIPFPRDGAPITLRRR; from the coding sequence TTGATCGAAATACCGCACGACCATCTCCTCGATCGCGCACTCGATCTGATTCCGGAACGGCACCATATTCTCGCCAGGCCGCCCAGCGGCAGCGAAACCACCGCGGTGCACGGCGACGCCGGCCTGCCGTACCTGGGCCGGATGCTGCAATACATGCGGTGGGGGCCCGCCGAAATGATGGGCCGGTATCGGAAATACGGTCCGGTCTCGATGAATACCTCACTCGGGGTCGACCGGGTGCTCGTCGCGGGGCCCGAAGCGCTCGAGGAAGTGCTCGGCCGCCGCCGCCGCGATTTCGGCCAGGGCTGGGACTATTTCATCGGCCCGTTCTTCCGGCGCGGTCTGCTGTTGCTCGAGTTCGACGAGCACAAATTCCATCGCCGGATCATGCAGCAGGCTTTCACCAGGGACCGGCTGGCGGCCCATCTGGCGGCGCTGACCCCGGTGGTGCGCACCAGTATCGAGCGCTGGGTGCCGCAGGGCGACGCCGAACGGACCGTGCGCCTGTATCCGACGTTCAAGGAACTGACCCTCGATATCGCGGGGGAGATGTTCATGGCCGCCGACGTCGGACCGCAGCGCCGTGAGCTGGTGGACGCGTTCCTCGACTGCACGCACGCGGCGCTCGCGCTGATCCGGCATCCGGTACCCGGCGGCAACTGGCGGGCGGGCCTACGCGGCCGTCGCGTGCTGGAGGACTACTTCCGGGCGATGCTGCCGGACAAGCGGCGGACCGAGACGTCGGATCTGTTCTCCGGCCTGTGTCACGCCCGCAGCGAGGACGGCGGCGTGTTCGGCGACGCGGATGTGGTGAACCACATGATCTTCCTGATCATGGCCGCGCACGACACCACCACGACCGCGGCCACCGCGGTCACCTACTACCTGGGCAAGCATCCGGACTGGCAGCAGCGGGTGCGGGCCGAAGTGCTCGCGCTCGATGCCGAAACCGACGGTGCCGCACCGACTATCGCCGACCTCGAGGGCCTGCGCGATCTGGATCTGGTGCTCAAGGAGAGTCTGCGCTTGATGCCGCCGGTGCCCGGTCTGTGCCGGCGTGCGGTGCGCGATACCGAGGTCCTGGGCCACTACATTCCGGCGGGCACCCAGATCGACCTCGCCTATCAGGTCAACCATCTGCTCGCCGAATTGTGGACCGAGCCAGAGCTGTTCGACCCCGAACGGTTCAACGAGGAACGGCGCGAGGACAAATCGCATCGGCTGGCGTTCCTGCCGTTCGGTGCGGGCGCGCACAAGTGCATCGGCATGCACTTCGGCACGTTCGAGGTGAAGACGGTGATCGCCGCGCTGGTGCGTGCGTACACCTGGCAGATCCCCGACGACTATCGGATGCCCTGGGGTTTCACCACCATTCCGTTCCCCAGGGACGGGGCGCCGATTACCCTGCGGCGCCGCTGA
- a CDS encoding NAD(P)/FAD-dependent oxidoreductase, producing the protein MTTASRSDSAGRGGRATGAHENRRHQVVVIGSGFGGLFGTKHLKRADVDVTLISKTTSHLFQPLLYQVATGILSVGEIAPATRLVLRKQKNAQVLLGDVIDIDLEAKTVTSRLLNSNTVTPFDSLIVATGAQQSYFGNDQFATFAPGMKTIDDALELRGRILGSFEGAELATSQEMRDRLLTFVVVGAGPTGVELAGQIAELADRTLEGTFHNIDPRDARVVLLEGAGAVLGPMGPKLGSKAEKRLAKMGVEIQLNAMVTDIDALGVTVKDADGTIRRIESSCKVWSAGVQASPLGKMLAERSDGTEVDRAGRVVVEPDLTIKGHPNVFVVGDLMSVPNVPGQAQGAIQGATYAAKQIKAGLHGQAPQDRKPFKYFNKGSMATVSRFNAVCQVGKLEFSGFFAWLAWLALHLYYLIGYRSRIVTVIQWFVTFLGRSRGQMAATEQWVVARLALEQVNADEEDADELAAALGAPPAENGKLLEKAKAAVEGRVS; encoded by the coding sequence ATGACCACAGCATCGCGTAGCGATTCGGCGGGGCGCGGTGGCCGGGCGACGGGTGCGCACGAGAATCGGCGCCACCAGGTCGTGGTGATCGGTTCGGGCTTCGGCGGCCTGTTCGGCACCAAGCACCTCAAGCGCGCCGACGTCGACGTCACACTGATCTCCAAAACCACCTCCCACCTGTTCCAGCCGCTGCTCTACCAGGTCGCGACCGGCATCCTCTCGGTCGGCGAGATCGCGCCCGCGACCCGGCTGGTACTGCGCAAGCAGAAGAACGCGCAGGTGCTGCTCGGTGACGTGATCGACATCGACCTGGAAGCCAAGACCGTCACCTCCCGGCTGCTCAACTCGAACACGGTCACCCCGTTCGACAGCCTGATCGTGGCCACCGGCGCGCAGCAGTCCTATTTCGGTAACGACCAGTTCGCGACCTTCGCGCCCGGCATGAAGACCATCGATGACGCGCTGGAATTGCGCGGCCGGATTCTCGGCTCGTTCGAGGGCGCGGAGCTGGCCACCAGCCAGGAGATGCGCGACCGGCTGCTCACCTTCGTGGTCGTCGGCGCCGGGCCGACCGGTGTCGAATTGGCCGGGCAGATCGCCGAACTCGCCGACCGCACGCTCGAGGGCACGTTCCACAACATCGATCCGCGCGACGCGCGGGTGGTGCTGCTGGAGGGCGCGGGCGCGGTGCTCGGTCCGATGGGGCCGAAGCTCGGCAGCAAGGCCGAGAAGCGGCTGGCGAAGATGGGCGTCGAGATCCAGCTCAACGCCATGGTCACCGATATCGACGCGCTGGGCGTCACGGTGAAGGACGCCGACGGCACGATCCGCCGGATCGAATCCTCGTGCAAGGTGTGGTCGGCGGGTGTGCAGGCCAGCCCGCTGGGCAAGATGCTGGCCGAGCGATCCGACGGCACCGAGGTGGACCGGGCCGGGCGCGTCGTCGTCGAACCGGATCTGACGATCAAGGGCCATCCGAACGTCTTCGTGGTCGGCGACCTGATGTCGGTGCCGAACGTGCCGGGCCAGGCACAGGGCGCCATCCAGGGCGCGACTTACGCCGCCAAGCAGATCAAGGCCGGCCTGCACGGCCAGGCGCCGCAGGATCGCAAGCCGTTCAAGTACTTCAACAAGGGCAGCATGGCGACGGTGTCGCGGTTCAACGCCGTGTGCCAGGTCGGCAAGCTGGAGTTCAGCGGGTTCTTCGCCTGGCTGGCCTGGCTCGCGCTGCACCTGTACTACCTGATCGGCTACCGCAGCCGGATCGTCACCGTCATCCAGTGGTTCGTCACGTTCCTCGGCCGCAGCCGGGGGCAGATGGCCGCCACCGAGCAGTGGGTGGTCGCCCGGCTCGCGCTCGAACAGGTCAACGCCGACGAGGAAGACGCCGACGAGCTCGCGGCCGCGCTCGGCGCGCCGCCCGCGGAAAACGGCAAGCTGCTGGAGAAGGCCAAGGCCGCGGTGGAGGGCCGCGTCAGCTGA
- a CDS encoding urease accessory protein UreD, translating into MRTELRIIARAATLPEIHASGGLSARRTGPDTVHLIGTAATPLGGDELDIALVVGPGARLVVRSVAATIALPSAATPMSLAHWRFEVGSGGELDFDPEPTIVAGGAHHHTVSTVRLAADARLRLRERVQIGRSGEAHGGWRGDLIADIGKTPLLRHRLKLGLGAAADDALDAPRALESELRYPDERPEETVGLTDSRLPLAAGGTLRTRTGGAL; encoded by the coding sequence TTGCGCACTGAACTCCGGATCATCGCACGGGCGGCGACGCTGCCCGAGATCCACGCGAGCGGCGGGCTCTCGGCCCGCCGCACCGGGCCCGACACCGTGCACCTGATCGGTACCGCCGCGACGCCGCTCGGCGGTGACGAACTCGATATCGCGCTGGTGGTCGGGCCCGGGGCGCGGCTGGTCGTGCGCTCGGTCGCGGCCACCATCGCGCTGCCGAGCGCCGCGACGCCGATGTCGTTGGCGCACTGGCGGTTCGAGGTGGGCAGCGGCGGCGAGCTCGACTTCGATCCCGAGCCGACGATCGTGGCGGGCGGGGCGCACCACCACACCGTCAGCACGGTCCGGCTCGCCGCCGATGCCCGTTTGCGGCTGCGCGAGCGGGTGCAGATCGGCCGGTCCGGTGAGGCGCACGGCGGCTGGCGCGGCGACCTGATCGCCGATATCGGCAAGACGCCGCTGCTGCGCCACCGCCTGAAACTGGGTCTAGGCGCCGCCGCCGACGACGCCCTGGACGCCCCCCGCGCGCTCGAAAGCGAGCTGCGCTACCCGGACGAGCGCCCCGAGGAAACCGTGGGCCTCACCGACTCCCGCCTCCCCCTCGCCGCGGGCGGCACCCTCCGCACCCGCACCGGCGGCGCGCTCTGA
- the ureG gene encoding urease accessory protein UreG produces MPPHLIDGEPHDHSHDRPKRERTAGEALRIGIGGPVGSGKTALVAALCRQLRDELSLAVLTNDIYTTEDADFLRRHAVLPDERITAVQTGGCPHTAIRDDITANLDAIDDLVAANPPLDLILVESGGDNLTATFSSGLIDVQIFVVDVAGGDKVPRKGGPGVTFSDLLVVNKTDLAPLVGADLGVMERDAAKVREGRPTALISLTDDPAATPVLAWVRTQLRLLAEQDRAAAEAPVAH; encoded by the coding sequence ATGCCACCGCATCTGATCGACGGTGAACCGCACGACCATTCGCACGATCGCCCGAAGCGCGAGCGCACCGCGGGGGAGGCGCTGCGCATCGGCATCGGCGGTCCGGTCGGCTCGGGCAAGACCGCGCTGGTCGCCGCGCTGTGCAGGCAGCTGCGCGACGAGCTGTCGCTGGCCGTGCTGACCAACGACATCTACACCACCGAGGACGCCGACTTCCTGCGCAGGCACGCGGTGCTGCCGGACGAGCGGATCACCGCGGTGCAGACCGGCGGCTGCCCGCACACGGCCATCCGCGACGACATCACGGCCAACCTGGACGCGATCGACGACCTGGTCGCCGCGAACCCGCCGCTGGACCTGATCCTGGTGGAATCCGGCGGCGACAACCTCACCGCGACCTTCTCCTCCGGCCTGATCGACGTGCAGATCTTCGTGGTCGACGTGGCCGGTGGGGACAAGGTGCCGCGCAAAGGCGGTCCGGGCGTGACGTTCTCGGATCTGCTGGTGGTCAACAAGACCGACCTGGCGCCGCTGGTGGGCGCGGATCTCGGCGTGATGGAGCGCGACGCGGCGAAGGTGCGCGAGGGCCGCCCGACGGCGCTGATCTCGCTGACCGACGACCCGGCGGCCACCCCGGTGCTCGCCTGGGTGCGTACCCAGCTGCGGCTGCTCGCCGAACAGGACCGCGCCGCCGCCGAAGCCCCTGTTGCGCACTGA
- a CDS encoding urease accessory protein UreF, translating into MGEIGSASLATLFALADSRLPIGGHVHSGGVEEAIASGVVRDVLTVELYLRRRIRTSGLVAASLAAAVCAGALTPERAEAEADARTPSPAARTAARAQGRGLLRLSKQLWPHHDWAAVGPRPHLSTVFGMVGAACLVTPQEIAGVVVYTTLTGAATAAQRLLALDPAAIAACTVRLADLCDRTAADAVDGLACLSDPLQDVLAQRHLHRDMPLFAS; encoded by the coding sequence GTGGGTGAAATCGGTTCGGCGAGCTTGGCGACGCTGTTCGCGTTGGCGGATTCGCGGTTGCCGATCGGCGGGCACGTGCACTCGGGCGGGGTGGAGGAGGCGATCGCCTCCGGTGTGGTGCGGGACGTGCTGACGGTCGAGCTGTATCTGCGCCGGCGGATCCGGACCTCGGGACTGGTCGCGGCCTCGCTGGCGGCCGCGGTCTGCGCGGGCGCGCTGACGCCGGAGCGGGCCGAGGCCGAGGCCGACGCGCGCACGCCGTCGCCCGCTGCGCGCACGGCGGCCCGGGCACAGGGGCGCGGCCTGCTGCGGCTGTCCAAACAACTGTGGCCGCACCATGATTGGGCCGCGGTCGGCCCGCGCCCGCACCTGTCCACCGTGTTCGGCATGGTCGGCGCCGCCTGCCTGGTGACGCCGCAGGAGATCGCGGGCGTGGTCGTCTACACCACGCTGACCGGCGCGGCGACCGCCGCGCAACGGCTGCTCGCGCTCGACCCCGCCGCCATCGCGGCCTGCACGGTCCGTCTCGCCGACCTGTGCGACCGCACGGCCGCCGACGCGGTCGACGGCCTCGCCTGCCTGTCCGATCCGCTACAAGACGTGCTCGCGCAACGCCACCTGCACCGCGACATGCCGCTGTTCGCCAGTTGA
- a CDS encoding SDR family NAD(P)-dependent oxidoreductase — translation MTETPAQSNGRPLAERVASRLLYPTSRPREQTLREAVAGKVVLVTGASHGIGKASARKLGAAGAIVLLVARSADDLREVAAGITAEGGTAHVYPTDLTDMDAVELLARGLLAEHGHLDVVINNAGKSIRRSIDESYDRFHDFTRTIDINYLGPVRLLLALLPDMRERRQGHIVNISTWGVLMPPAPQWAAYGASKSAFDVWLRSVAAEVSGDGVTTTSIYMPLVHTRMSAPTDFSRVPGLTVDEAADLVCHAVTAKPREIAPWWSSPVQAWTNLTRNQVQRFFERAFRR, via the coding sequence GTGACTGAGACTCCGGCCCAGAGCAACGGACGCCCGCTCGCCGAGCGAGTGGCGAGCCGGCTGTTGTATCCGACCTCACGGCCGCGCGAGCAGACGTTGCGCGAGGCGGTCGCGGGCAAGGTGGTGCTGGTGACCGGGGCGTCGCACGGCATCGGCAAGGCCAGCGCGCGCAAGCTCGGCGCCGCGGGCGCGATCGTGCTGCTCGTCGCGCGCTCCGCCGACGATCTGCGCGAGGTCGCCGCCGGCATCACGGCCGAGGGCGGCACCGCGCACGTCTACCCCACCGACCTCACCGACATGGACGCCGTCGAGCTGCTGGCGCGCGGGCTGCTCGCCGAACACGGCCACCTGGACGTCGTGATCAACAACGCGGGCAAGTCGATTCGCCGGTCGATCGACGAGTCCTACGACCGCTTCCACGATTTCACCCGCACCATCGACATCAACTATCTCGGCCCGGTGCGGCTGCTGCTCGCGCTGCTGCCGGACATGCGCGAACGCAGGCAGGGCCATATCGTCAACATCTCCACCTGGGGTGTGTTGATGCCGCCCGCGCCGCAGTGGGCGGCGTACGGCGCGTCGAAATCCGCGTTCGATGTCTGGCTGCGCAGCGTCGCCGCCGAGGTGTCCGGCGACGGCGTCACCACCACGTCGATCTACATGCCGCTCGTGCACACCAGGATGAGTGCCCCCACCGACTTCAGCCGGGTGCCGGGCCTCACCGTCGACGAAGCCGCCGACCTGGTCTGCCACGCCGTCACCGCCAAGCCACGCGAGATCGCGCCCTGGTGGTCCAGCCCCGTCCAGGCCTGGACCAACCTGACCCGCAACCAGGTTCAGCGCTTTTTCGAACGCGCCTTCCGCCGGTGA
- a CDS encoding MFS transporter — protein sequence MTDVEAARAAQAPAAGSRRAWLGLTVLLLPVLLVSMDISVLFLAMPTLTEDLDPSAAQQLWILDIYGFLIAGLLITMGNLGDRIGRRNILLAGAAIFGIASVLAALAPSSAVLIVARALMGIGGATLLPSSLALISSLFPDAKERAAAIGVWTAFFAGGSAVGPIIGGVLLHQFWWGSVFLINIPVLLILLALGPFVLPEHRAGVRGPLDLPSVALSIGGILPLVYGIKHAAAEGIDAESIIIALIGIVVLVIFVRRQRKLTDPLLDLRLFTRAGFSVAIGSSLVGMMSLAALSYLTSIYLQSVTGRDPLAAALLGIPMAVAVFVFSMSGARVGQRFGVRNSFTFALAAAAVGNLMLLGVGVHGGLWWYLAGSTIAGIGYGIAFTLVSDVAVSSVPPERAGSAVGISETSFELGNSLGLALLGSLAALIFRSGGDYAATIGETIQKADGDAALIESARQSFVSGMHIATAVGATILVAMAMIAYFASPRRLAPGAGAAH from the coding sequence ATGACAGACGTCGAGGCCGCACGCGCCGCGCAGGCGCCGGCCGCCGGCTCGCGCCGTGCCTGGCTGGGCTTGACGGTATTGCTGCTCCCGGTGCTGCTGGTGTCGATGGACATCTCGGTGCTGTTCCTGGCCATGCCGACGCTCACCGAGGATCTCGACCCGTCCGCCGCGCAGCAGCTGTGGATCCTCGACATCTACGGCTTCCTCATCGCGGGCCTGCTGATCACCATGGGCAACCTCGGCGACCGGATCGGGCGGCGCAACATCCTGCTGGCCGGCGCCGCCATCTTCGGCATCGCGTCGGTGCTCGCCGCGCTGGCGCCCAGCTCGGCGGTGCTGATCGTGGCCAGGGCGCTGATGGGCATCGGTGGCGCGACCCTGCTGCCGTCCAGCCTGGCGCTGATCTCGAGCCTGTTCCCCGACGCCAAGGAGCGTGCCGCGGCGATCGGCGTGTGGACCGCGTTCTTCGCGGGCGGCTCGGCGGTCGGGCCGATCATCGGCGGCGTGCTGTTGCACCAATTCTGGTGGGGCTCGGTGTTTCTCATCAACATCCCGGTGTTGCTGATCCTGCTGGCGCTGGGCCCCTTCGTGCTGCCCGAACACCGCGCGGGCGTGCGCGGACCGCTGGACCTGCCCAGCGTCGCGCTGTCCATCGGCGGCATCCTGCCCCTGGTGTACGGCATCAAACACGCCGCGGCCGAAGGGATCGACGCGGAATCGATCATCATCGCGCTGATCGGCATCGTGGTGCTGGTCATCTTCGTGCGCAGGCAGCGCAAACTCACCGACCCGCTGCTGGATCTGCGGCTGTTCACCCGTGCCGGATTCTCGGTGGCGATCGGCTCCAGCCTCGTCGGCATGATGTCGCTGGCCGCGCTCAGCTACCTCACCAGCATCTACCTGCAGTCGGTCACCGGCCGCGATCCGCTCGCCGCGGCGCTGCTCGGCATCCCGATGGCGGTGGCGGTGTTCGTCTTCTCGATGAGCGGCGCGCGGGTCGGCCAGCGCTTCGGCGTCCGCAACAGCTTCACCTTCGCGCTGGCCGCCGCGGCGGTGGGCAACCTGATGCTGCTCGGCGTCGGCGTGCACGGCGGGCTCTGGTGGTACCTGGCCGGCTCCACCATCGCGGGCATCGGTTACGGCATCGCCTTCACCCTGGTGTCCGATGTCGCGGTGTCCTCGGTGCCGCCGGAGCGGGCCGGTTCGGCGGTCGGCATCTCCGAGACCAGCTTCGAACTCGGCAACTCGCTGGGCCTGGCGCTGCTGGGATCGCTTGCGGCGCTGATCTTCCGGTCCGGCGGCGACTACGCGGCCACCATCGGCGAGACCATCCAGAAGGCGGACGGCGACGCGGCGCTCATCGAGTCCGCGCGCCAATCCTTCGTCTCCGGCATGCACATCGCGACCGCGGTGGGCGCGACCATCCTCGTCGCCATGGCGATGATCGCCTACTTCGCCTCGCCCCGGCGTCTGGCGCCGGGCGCGGGCGCGGCGCACTGA
- a CDS encoding TetR/AcrR family transcriptional regulator codes for MTELKLNRAAIIDTAITLADEEGLDALSMRRIADAMGVGAMSLYRHVANKDELLAAMTDEVARRNPYPSPEGQQWSWRDRVRIAAEVDWALYLQHPWVLLTFATPRYSFGPQSLACLAWMVEGLSELNVSTREATTMAFTIWNYISGATLPHISATLMARKGMNPEGDNGLRTMLKGESQYPVPPALADLEGTGVSDLTQEELLYVGLSALCDGFEVRARQHAGSA; via the coding sequence ATGACTGAGCTCAAGCTCAATCGGGCCGCCATCATCGACACCGCCATCACGCTCGCCGACGAGGAGGGACTCGACGCCCTGTCGATGCGCCGGATCGCCGACGCCATGGGCGTCGGCGCCATGTCGCTGTACCGGCACGTCGCGAACAAGGACGAGTTGCTCGCGGCCATGACCGACGAGGTCGCCCGCCGCAATCCGTATCCGTCGCCCGAGGGACAGCAGTGGTCCTGGCGGGACCGGGTGCGGATCGCCGCCGAGGTCGATTGGGCGCTCTACCTGCAACATCCGTGGGTTCTGCTCACCTTCGCCACGCCGCGCTACAGCTTCGGCCCGCAGAGTCTGGCGTGCCTGGCGTGGATGGTCGAGGGTCTTTCCGAACTGAATGTTTCCACGCGCGAGGCCACCACGATGGCGTTCACGATCTGGAACTACATCTCGGGGGCGACGCTGCCGCACATCAGCGCCACCCTGATGGCACGCAAAGGCATGAACCCCGAGGGCGACAACGGGCTGCGCACCATGCTGAAAGGAGAATCACAGTATCCGGTGCCGCCCGCCCTGGCCGACCTGGAAGGTACCGGGGTCAGCGACCTCACCCAGGAGGAACTGCTGTACGTCGGGCTGTCGGCGCTCTGTGACGGTTTCGAGGTCAGAGCGCGGCAGCACGCCGGGTCGGCGTGA